TTCGACGAAGTTGCCGATGTGTACATCGTCGGCCAGTTTGGCTTGCGGACGCAGACGGGCGTATGGGCCGATTTGGTTGTTTTCGCCGACTTCGCAACCTTCAAAATGGGAGAATGGGGCGATTTTGGTGTTAGCACCGATTTTGGCGTTTTTGATCACGCAGTTGGCACCGATTTCGACGTTGTTGCCGAGTTCGACTTCGCCTTCGATGACGACGTTGACGTCAATCACGACATCTTGTCCGTGTTTCAGACGGCCTCGTAAATCGAAACGTGCCGGATCGCGCAGGGTCACGCCTGCTTTGAGCAATTCTTGCGCCTGTTCGGTTTGGAAAATACGCTCGAGTTCGGCCAGTTGGAGTTTGTTGTTCACGCCGGCGGCCAGATGGGAGGCGCGGACTTGGACGGGATGAACTTTGATGTCGTCGGCAACGGCTTTGGCGATGAGGTCGGTTAGGTAGTATTCGCCTTGGGCATTGTTGCTGGAAAGGCTGTTCAACCAAGCTTCGAGTTTGGCATTAGGCAGAACCAAAATGCCGGTATTGATTTCTTTCACGGCTTTTTGGGCGGCATCGGCGTCTTTTTCTTCAACAATGGCGGTTACGCTGCCGTTGCTGTCGCGGATGATACGGCCCAAACCTGTCGGGTCGTTGGGCACGTCGGTCAACAGGCCGACTTCGTCGCCTGCGGCTTCGAGCAGGGTTTCGAGGGTGGCTGCGTCAATCAGGGGGACGTCACCGTACAACACCAGCGTGCGGCCTTCGGCAGACAGGTGCGGCAGGGCGGTTTTAACGGCGTGGCCGGTACCGAGCTGTTCGGTTTGTTCAACCCAAACGACATCGCGTTTGACGGTGTCCAAGACTTGCTCTTTGCCGTGGCCGATGACGACGCAGATGTTTTGGGGATTCAGGGAGGCGGCGGTGTCAATAACGCGCTCAACCATGGGAAGGCCGCCGATGCGGTGCAGCACTTTGGGCATTTTGGAGTACATGCGCGTGCCTTTGCCGGCGGCGAGGATAACGATATTTAAAGCTGTCTGAGCCATGATACGATTTCCGTTGTGGTTGTTTGAGGCCGTCTGAAAAGTGAGGCAACAAGTGTTGATTGTTTTTCACTCCGTTTCAGACGGCCTTGGGGATATTGTTATTCGG
Above is a genomic segment from Neisseria subflava containing:
- the glmU gene encoding bifunctional UDP-N-acetylglucosamine diphosphorylase/glucosamine-1-phosphate N-acetyltransferase GlmU encodes the protein MAQTALNIVILAAGKGTRMYSKMPKVLHRIGGLPMVERVIDTAASLNPQNICVVIGHGKEQVLDTVKRDVVWVEQTEQLGTGHAVKTALPHLSAEGRTLVLYGDVPLIDAATLETLLEAAGDEVGLLTDVPNDPTGLGRIIRDSNGSVTAIVEEKDADAAQKAVKEINTGILVLPNAKLEAWLNSLSSNNAQGEYYLTDLIAKAVADDIKVHPVQVRASHLAAGVNNKLQLAELERIFQTEQAQELLKAGVTLRDPARFDLRGRLKHGQDVVIDVNVVIEGEVELGNNVEIGANCVIKNAKIGANTKIAPFSHFEGCEVGENNQIGPYARLRPQAKLADDVHIGNFVEVKNATIGNGTKANHLTYIGDAEIGSKTNFGAGTIIANYDGVNKHKTIIGDEVRIGSNCVLVAPVTLGNKVTTGAGSAITRNCEDGKLVLARSRQTVIEGWVRPEKGDKK